The following proteins are encoded in a genomic region of Cryptococcus neoformans var. neoformans JEC21 chromosome 2 sequence:
- a CDS encoding protein hob3, putative has protein sequence MSWGGFKKAATRAGTSIMQKTGQVERTIDREFAEEEGRYKTMEKETLNLQKEAKTYLDSMRSMASSQSRIAETVALFYSADRTSDGAMAGHAYKSAVDELDAGVGRELDAPFRATVLDPIGKLNSYYTNIDAAITKRSHKMSDYDAARAKVRKLVEKPSDDSTKLPRAQSEHDEARDIFNILNDQLITELPILVDLRIPYLDPSFEAMIRCQLNFAQEGYERLAGVQRYFADSIRDDYANGALDAQVETVLEEMKELAIYGQ, from the exons ATGTCTTG GGGAGG ATTTAAGAAGGCCGCCACTAGGGCGGGAACGTCAATTATGCAGAAGACCGGTCAGGTTGAGCGAACTATAGATCGAGAGTTtgccgaggaagaagggcgatACAAGAC gatggagaaggaaaccTTGAACCTTcaaaaagaagcaaagACTTACCTTGACTCCATGCGAT CCATGGCCTCATCCCAGTCTAGAATTGCCGAGACTGTTGCTCTATTCTACTCTGCCGATCGAACGAGCGAT GGTGCTATGGCTGGTCATGCGTACAAATCTGCTGTCGACGAACTTGATGCTGGAGTTGGTCGTGAGCTC GACGCTCCATTCCGAGCGACGGTCCTTGACCCAATCGGCAAACTTAACAGCTATTACACCAATATCGACGCGGCTATCACAAAGCGATCTCACAAG ATGAGCGACTATGATGCTGCAAGGGCTAAAGTTAGAAAGCTCGTAGAAAAGCCATCAGATGACTCTACCAAGCTTCCTCGGGCTCAATCCGAGCACGACGAGGCTCGTGATATCTTCAATATCCTTAATGACCAGCTTATCACCGAATTGCCCATCTTGGTCGACCTTCGTATCC CCTATCTTGACCCGTCCTTCGAGGCTATGATCCGTTGCCAACTTAACTTTGCTCAAGAAGGATACGAAAGACTTGCAGGCGTACAAAGGTACTTTGCTGACAGTATCCGAGATGACTATGCGAACGGCGCGCTCGACGCTCAGGTGGAGACAGTGTTGGAAGAAATGAAGGAACTGGCTATCTATGGGCAGTAA